The stretch of DNA CTTGATCTCCGGACGCCGCCGCCTATCTGCTGCGGCGTCCCGCACGAGGCCCGTTTCGGGTCCGTAGCCGCTCAAATTTCGGTCAGGCGGCCACTCCCCGGTTGGAAGTCCTGGCGGAGTGGTGTAAGGCCCCGATCAGGCGCATACCGTGCGCCGACAGCTTGCGCCGGGCTCCGGTGCGACCGCGATGCGACCTCAGCCCCTCCCGGTCCGTGACAGGTCCGGGCCGTGGGCGCATTTCGGTTGGCCGGGCAGGCAGCCATCCGGGCGCGTTCCGCGCAAGGTCGGCCACGATTCTGGATTTAGACAAAAAGGACATACACCCTTGCAGGTACTCGTTCGGGACAACAACGTCGATCAGGCTCTCCGCGTCCTCAAGAAGAAGATGCAGCGCGAGGGCATCTTCCGCGAGATGAAGCAGCGCAAGGCCTACGAGAAGCCGTCGGTGCGCAAGGCCCGCGAGAAGGCGGAAGCCGTCCGCCGCGCCCGCAAGCAGGCCCGCAAGACCGCCATCCGTGAGGGCCTGATCGCCGCTCCGAAGCCCAAGCCCCGCGTCGGCGGTCCCCGTCGTCCGGGCATGGCCCCGTCGGCTCCGGCCCCGGCCGCCGCTCCGGCCGCCTCGGCCTGAAGCCAGCAATCGGCGCCCCGCCTTCGGGTGGGGCCTCGATCGGACAACGAGCCCGACGCCGCGAGGCGTGCGGGCTCTTGTCGTGTGCGTCACGCCGCGTGAGTGGCCCGCTCGGCCTCGACCAGGACGTCGAGGGGCCGCCACGGCTTCTGCATGTAGACCGCATGGTCCGGCACGGATTGCGCCGCCCCCGGCCGCGAGGTCACCACCAGGCGCACGTCCGGCCAGTCCCGCTCCACCGTGCGGGCGAGGGTGGCCCCGTCCATGTCGCCGGAGAGCTGCATCTCCGTGAACAGCAGCGCGACCTCGGAGCCGTGCTCGCGCATCACCGCCAGGGCGTCGGCGGCGCTGTCGCAGGCGATCACGTCGAGATCGGTCTCCTCCAGGATCGCCGCGGCGAAATCCCGAACGGATTCGTCGTCCTCCACCACGACGGCGATCGACGGGGTGGGTGCTGCTCTGCCCATGAAGCCTCCTGTAGTCCTTGACGATTTATTTGAATGATTTCTTGAGTCCCGGGTCTTCGTGAGTGCTCGGGATTGGTGTCGGGCCGCCCGGCGCATCGCCGCGCCGCCCCGAGGCGCGAGGCGCCAGGGACGAGCGGAACCGACAGGACGGAAACCCCGGCGCGATGCGTGGCCGGCACAAGGGACGCAAACCGACGACGCAAACGCGCCTGCGCCAGCATCAACGACTCAATGCTGACATTGATCCCGGCAAAAGGTCTACCCTCGTTCGGGCTTGTGATGCGCGCCGCGCATGACCGGACCTGACCCAACGGCATTGCCCGCATCTTGGGCATGGGCCTTGGGCATATGGGGAACCTTCGTGCATGCTGCGGTGCATTAACGACCTGTTCACCGTCCGGGGCGGAATGTTACGGTTCGATGAAGGCGGCGGACGAGGCACGGCCCGGAGCGGGACCGGCCGCCGCCGCGGGAGGTGAAGAGCCGATGTGCCGCTTCCTCGCCTACCACGGCGACCCGGTCTATCTCGACGAACTGGTCTGCGCGCCGACCCATTCCCTCGTGCACCAGTCGCTGCACGCGACGGAGGCCCAGACCGAGACCAACGGCGACGGTTTCGGCATCGGCTGGTACGGCGAACGGCCCGAGCCCGGCCTCTACCGCGACGTGCGGCCGGCCTGGTCCGACGAGAACCTGCGCAGCCTCTCCCGGCAGATCCGCGCCCGCACCTTCTTCGCCCATGTCCGCGCCTCGACCGGCACCGCGACCACCCGGGCGAACTGCCATCCCTTCGCCCATGGCCGCCACCTGTTCATGCATAACGGCCAGATCGGCGGCTATGCGCGCATCCGCCGTCGGCTCGAGGCGATGATCCCGGACGCGCTCTACGAGGCGCGCCAGGGCTCGACCGATTCGGAGGCCCTGTTCCTCCTCGCGCTGGCGCACGGCCTCGACCGGGATCCCGTCGGCGCCATGGCGGCGAGCCTGTCGGCCGCCGGCGGCCTGATGCGCGAGGCGGGGATCGACGAGCCCCTGCGCTTCACCGCCGTGCTCACCGACGGCGAGAGTCTCACCGCGTTCCGCTGGGCCTGCGACGGCCGCCCGCCGAGCCTGTACTGGCGCGAGACCGGCACCGGCCTCGCCGTCGTCTCCGAGCCGATCGACGGCCTGCGCGCCGGCTGGTCCGAGGTGCCGAAGGGCGGCACGCTCCTGGCACGGGCCGGCGAGCCGGTGCGGGTGGTCGGGCCGGATCAGGTGGGATTCCGGGCGGCGGCGTGAGAGCCGGCTCGATCCGACTGACAGTTTCGACACCCTCCCCGTCATTCCGGGGCCGCGACAGCGGAGCCCGGAATGACGGGGAGGGTTTAGTGCATGTATAGAACAACCAGGCAGGTTTTCTATTCGTGATTTACTGCAAAAATTGATGGAAAATCAAATATTCTTGTTATGACAAGATCCCTTGGCGCATCCAGGTGTTTTGCCTTGCGCTTCCCGGCGTAAACGCGCAGATAAACGACCATGCTCATCGCCGATGGGCGACGACGTAACGATGCGCGCATATCCGGCAGAGGGAATCGGCTACGGGCCAAACAGGTCGCTATGAACGATTTCCAAGGCCGGCATGGCGGCGCGTTAGTGTGCATATTTTAAATATATTTTGCAATTAGTATTCTGCGAGATCTTATAATGAGCTATATATTTGATGGCCGCCATGGACGCGATAATATTGTGCGACGCCTCCTCCGGCCGGCCGGTGGCGCCCCGTGAAACGGCGCATCTTCCTCGCGGCCGTGGGCACCCATGGCGACATCCTGCCGACCCTCGCCATCGCGGCGGCCCTCCAGGCGCGGGGCACCCGGTGCAGGTCGCGGCACCCGAGCCGTTCCGGCCGCTCGCGAACCATGCCGGCCTCGCCTTCCACCCCCTCGGCACCGCGGCGGATTTCGCCCGGGCCGTCGGGCAGGCGGAGCTGTGGCGTCCGGTCCGCGGCGCGCGGGCCATGCTCGAGGCCGTCACTGCGGCGATCGCCCCGACCTATGACTGGCTCGAGGCCGAGGCCGGTCCCGACGACCTCGTCGTCGCCTCCACCCTGGCGCTCGGCGCGCGGCTGGCCCAGGAGCATCGCGGGCTGTCGCTCGCCACCCTCCACCTGATGCCGATGCTCATCGAGAGCCGGTTCGCCCCACCCCGCCTGCCCGGCCTGCCGCTGCCCCGGTGCCTGCCCGCCTCCTTGCGCCACGCGCTCGGCCGCGGTGCCGACCGCTTCGTCCTCGGCCCGGCGACGCTCCCGGCCCTGAACGCCGTCCGTGCCCGCCTCGGCCTCGACCCGGTGCGGCGCCTGCGCCACTGGTGGCACAGCCCCGAGCGCGTCCTGCTCGCCGTGCCCGACTGGTATGCCCCGCCCCAGCCCGATTGGCCGCCCCAGATCGTCCAGGTCGGCTTTCCCCTCGCCGACACCTTCGGCGACGCCGCGGCGCTCGCCCCCGACCTTGCCGCCTTCCTGCGCGCCGGGCCGGCGCCGGTCGCCGTCACCTACGGCTCGGCGATGGCCGGCGCGCACAAATTCTTCGCCGCCGCCGTGGAGGCGTGCCGGCGCTCCGATCGCCGCGCGATCCTGCTCGCCGGCCGGGCCGAGGAGATCCCGACCCACCTGCCGCCCGGCGTGATCCACGTGCCCTACGCGCCGCTGAGCCGGCTCCTGCCGGACTGCGCGGCCCTGGTGCATCATGGCGGGGTCGGCACGGTGGCGCAGGCGCTGGCGGCCGGCTGCCCGCAACTGATCGTGCCGGTGGCGTTCGACCATGCCGACGAGGCCGAGCGGGTGGCGTGGCTCGGGGTCGGGCGGTCGCTGCCGCGACGGCTCTTCACGGCCGGGCGGGCGCGGCGGGCGATCGAGGAACTGGTAAGCTCGCCTGTCGTGGCGGAGGCCTGCCGCGAGGTCCAGGTGCTGGCGCGTGCCGAGAACGGGGTCGCGCAGGCCTGCGACGCCCTGCTCCGCCCGCCGACACCCGCGCCCCTGCCCGGCACCGCCGAGCCCGGCCCGGCGGCGGCTCCGTCCCGGAGGAGCCGCGGCGCGGTGCCGTCCGGCCAGACCCTGTGCCTGTGCCTGGTCGTCCGGGACCGGGCGCCGCTGCTTCGCGCCTGCCTCGACAGCGTGCGCCCGCTGATCGATTCCTGGGTCGTCGTCGATGCCGGCTCCACCGACGGCAGCCAGGACGTGGTCCGGCGTGCGCTGGCCGGCCTGCCCGGCGCCCTGCACGAGCGGCCGGGGGAGACCTTCGCCCGGGCCCGCGCCGAGGCGCTGGATCTCGCCCGCCGTCACGGCACCTACTGCCTCCTGATCGAGGCCGAGGAGCGGCTCGACGTCCCGAGCGGCACCAGGCCGCCGGTGCTCGCCGCCGACAGCTATACCCTGGACGTCGCCTGCGGCGACACGGTCAGCCGCCGGCCGCGGATCCTGCGCACCGCCCTGCCCTGGCGCTACGACGGGGTGATCCCCGAGACCCTCGCCTGCGCCACGGCGGACACCGCCGGGCATCTGCCGGGACCGATCCTTCGCCGACCTTGCGCCGGGCGGCGCGATTCCGAGGCCGGCCGGCTCGCCATCGCGGCGGTCGAGGCCGCCCTGGCCGCGGCGCCGACCCCGCGTCTCGCCGCGCACTACACCTTCCACCTCGCCCTGCTTCACCGGGATCGCCGCGAGACCGACGCGGCGATCGCGCGGTTCCTGGAACGGGCCGACCAGGGTTTTTCGCCCGACGAGGTCTACGTGGCGCTGCTCGAGGCCGGCCGTCTGATGCAGCGGGCCGGACGGCCGCTGGCGGCGGTGCTGGCGCCCCTCGACCGGGCGATGGCGCTGATCCCCACCCGCGCCGAGGCGCCGCATGCCGCCAGCGGCGCCTGCCGGATGCACGCCGATCACGCCCGCGCCACCCGCTACGCCGTCCTCGCCGCCGGCATGCCGAGGCCCGAGCACGGGTTGTTCCTGGAGCCCTGGATCTACGCCTACGGCGCCCTGGACGAAGTGGCGGTCAACGCCTACTGGGCCGGCGACGACCGCACGAGCCTGGAGGCGACCTTGCGGGCGCTCGCCTCCGGCGCGGTGCCCGAGGACCAGCGCGCCCGCTTCCTGGCCAATACCCGCTTCCCCCTGGACCGGCTCGCCGGTGGCGTCGCGCAATGTACACGACAGTGCGCGAAGGAGTAGCGTAGACGCCATGCTGCCAAGCTGCCACCGCACGCGGTGTCCGGGCCTGCCCTCCGTAAGTCAGATGCCGCGGGGCGAAGCAGTGCGGACGGGATATGCGAAGTGTTCATAATTTGACATAAAAATTGCAACTGCCACGATTTTCCTGGAATCCCTTAAGGGCGATACAATTCATTGGAGCGATCAGGGTTCCGAGAAATGTTTTGTTTACAAATGTGGGCGGGATATGCTCAAATTACAGGGTCGGCAGCAGGGGCAGACACAATGATTTTTTGGAGAAGATCCTCAACCAAAAATCAAACAAACTCTGATGGCTCCAAAGTCGAAGAAAAGGACGACGAAGAATTTGTCGTCAATGGCACGCTTGTGTGCATATGCGTTGTGGGCGCGGTGGTGATATTGGGTCCTGCCGGTGGAGGCGCCGCGCTGCTAAAGATGGCAGCCGGAAAGGCAGTTGCCGCCAAGGTGGCGGCAAAAGTAGGTGTGGCGGCCTTAGCGTAAGGCCATGAACCTGAGCGCCATCTAGTTTGGCGTTAGAATATGGTCACGGTGCGCGACCCATGAGTAAGAGCGTGTCGAAAGCAAGGGGTAGAGGGCGCGTTGGTGGCGCCGATCGATTTGCTTCAGAGTCGTGCGCTTACTTGCTGTCGTGTGCCGTGGCTTTGCAATCAGGCGGGTGTCTAGGTTTCTGATTTAGCTGCATCGTATGCGACGATTTGCTGTCCACTTCTTCGCGTGTTGCTTTTAGACGCCGTCTGGCCCTCACGCCGCCCGCACCTCCCCCAGGAACGCCGTGACCGCGTCCGCCAGCAGGGCCGAGTTCTGTGCCAGAACCCCGGCCACCGCCCGGACCTGGTCCGATTGCGCGGCGCTCGCCAGCGAGGCGGTGCGGACTTGGTCGATGCTCTCGGCGACCCTGCGGGCCTCGGTGCCGGCGCGGTCGATGTTGCGGCCGATCCCGTCGCTCGTCGTCGCCTGGTCCAGCATCGCGCCGCGGATCTCGTCGGCGAGCCGGCTCGTCTCCCCGACCGCGTCGATGATCGCGCCGATCTCCTCGGCGGTGTGCCGGGTCGCGCCCTGGATCGCGGCGATCTGGGCGGCGATCCGGTCGGTCGCCGCCGCGGTCTGGCCGGCGAGCGCCTTGACCTCGCCGGCCACCACCGCGAAGCCCCGGCCCGCGGCCCCGGCCCGCGCCGCCTCGATCGTGGCGTTCAGCGCCAGCAGGTTGGTCTGCTCGGCGATGGTGCGGATCAGGTCGGCGGCCTCGCCGATCTCGCCCGACGCGCTCACCAGCCGCCCCACCGTGTCGGCGGTGGCCCGGCTGCGGGCGAGCGTCGCGTTCGCCATCTCGCTCGCCCGGCCGACCCGTCCGCCGACGCCGGCGGCCGATTCCGAAAAGTGCCGGAACGCGCCCTCCACCTCCGCCACGGCCTGCGCGGCGACGCCGGCGGCGCCGGTGACTGCCGCCGACTGGTGCTCGACCTCGTGCGCCGCCCGCGACAGCACGTCGGCGGTCAGCTCCATCTCGCGGGT from Methylobacterium aquaticum encodes:
- a CDS encoding nucleotide disphospho-sugar-binding domain-containing protein, with amino-acid sequence MQVAAPEPFRPLANHAGLAFHPLGTAADFARAVGQAELWRPVRGARAMLEAVTAAIAPTYDWLEAEAGPDDLVVASTLALGARLAQEHRGLSLATLHLMPMLIESRFAPPRLPGLPLPRCLPASLRHALGRGADRFVLGPATLPALNAVRARLGLDPVRRLRHWWHSPERVLLAVPDWYAPPQPDWPPQIVQVGFPLADTFGDAAALAPDLAAFLRAGPAPVAVTYGSAMAGAHKFFAAAVEACRRSDRRAILLAGRAEEIPTHLPPGVIHVPYAPLSRLLPDCAALVHHGGVGTVAQALAAGCPQLIVPVAFDHADEAERVAWLGVGRSLPRRLFTAGRARRAIEELVSSPVVAEACREVQVLARAENGVAQACDALLRPPTPAPLPGTAEPGPAAAPSRRSRGAVPSGQTLCLCLVVRDRAPLLRACLDSVRPLIDSWVVVDAGSTDGSQDVVRRALAGLPGALHERPGETFARARAEALDLARRHGTYCLLIEAEERLDVPSGTRPPVLAADSYTLDVACGDTVSRRPRILRTALPWRYDGVIPETLACATADTAGHLPGPILRRPCAGRRDSEAGRLAIAAVEAALAAAPTPRLAAHYTFHLALLHRDRRETDAAIARFLERADQGFSPDEVYVALLEAGRLMQRAGRPLAAVLAPLDRAMALIPTRAEAPHAASGACRMHADHARATRYAVLAAGMPRPEHGLFLEPWIYAYGALDEVAVNAYWAGDDRTSLEATLRALASGAVPEDQRARFLANTRFPLDRLAGGVAQCTRQCAKE
- the rpsU gene encoding 30S ribosomal protein S21 produces the protein MQVLVRDNNVDQALRVLKKKMQREGIFREMKQRKAYEKPSVRKAREKAEAVRRARKQARKTAIREGLIAAPKPKPRVGGPRRPGMAPSAPAPAAAPAASA
- a CDS encoding response regulator, coding for MGRAAPTPSIAVVVEDDESVRDFAAAILEETDLDVIACDSAADALAVMREHGSEVALLFTEMQLSGDMDGATLARTVERDWPDVRLVVTSRPGAAQSVPDHAVYMQKPWRPLDVLVEAERATHAA
- a CDS encoding class II glutamine amidotransferase, with the translated sequence MCRFLAYHGDPVYLDELVCAPTHSLVHQSLHATEAQTETNGDGFGIGWYGERPEPGLYRDVRPAWSDENLRSLSRQIRARTFFAHVRASTGTATTRANCHPFAHGRHLFMHNGQIGGYARIRRRLEAMIPDALYEARQGSTDSEALFLLALAHGLDRDPVGAMAASLSAAGGLMREAGIDEPLRFTAVLTDGESLTAFRWACDGRPPSLYWRETGTGLAVVSEPIDGLRAGWSEVPKGGTLLARAGEPVRVVGPDQVGFRAAA